In the genome of Gloeotrichia echinulata CP02, one region contains:
- the rfbA gene encoding glucose-1-phosphate thymidylyltransferase RfbA, translated as MKGIILAGGSGTRLYPLTYVVSKQLMPVYDKPMIYYPLSVLMLAGIREILIISTPNDLPLFQRLLKDGSQWGVQFSYVAQPQPEGLAQAFILGKDFIANEPVCLILGDNIFYGHGLTEVLLRAANLKKGGLVFGYQVQDPERYGVIEFDADGRAISIEEKPLNPKSKYAVPGIYFYDSQVVEIASKLKPSVRNELEITDLNLAYLQQGQLRVELLGRGYAWLDTGTHESLHQAGNFIQTLEERQGLKIACLEEISYNQGYINSSQLRQLAQSMAKSSYGRYLMTILDNDQHSETRQQFNELEK; from the coding sequence ATGAAAGGTATTATTCTAGCTGGCGGCTCTGGTACACGTCTTTACCCTCTCACCTATGTTGTCAGTAAACAATTGATGCCTGTTTACGACAAGCCGATGATCTATTATCCGTTGTCTGTATTGATGCTAGCAGGCATTCGGGAGATTTTAATTATTTCGACACCTAATGATTTGCCATTGTTTCAGCGACTTTTAAAAGATGGTAGTCAGTGGGGTGTGCAATTTAGTTATGTTGCTCAACCACAGCCTGAAGGTTTAGCCCAAGCCTTTATTTTGGGCAAAGATTTTATTGCCAACGAGCCTGTATGCTTAATTTTAGGCGATAACATTTTTTATGGACATGGTTTGACAGAAGTGCTGCTTCGGGCTGCAAATCTGAAGAAAGGTGGATTAGTTTTTGGCTATCAGGTGCAAGATCCAGAGCGATATGGAGTCATTGAATTTGATGCAGATGGACGAGCAATTAGTATCGAAGAAAAGCCCTTAAATCCCAAGTCTAAGTATGCTGTACCAGGCATATATTTTTATGATTCCCAAGTAGTAGAAATTGCTTCTAAACTGAAGCCTTCTGTACGTAATGAACTAGAAATTACTGATTTGAATCTGGCTTATTTGCAGCAAGGTCAATTGCGAGTAGAACTTTTAGGTCGAGGATATGCTTGGTTAGACACTGGTACTCATGAATCCCTACATCAGGCTGGTAACTTTATCCAAACCCTAGAAGAACGCCAGGGTTTGAAAATAGCTTGTCTTGAAGAAATTTCCTACAATCAAGGATATATTAACTCATCCCAACTTCGTCAATTGGCTCAGTCTATGGCTAAAAGTAGTTATGGTCGTTACCTGATGACAATTTTAGATAATGACCAACACTCTGAAACTAGACAACAGTTTAATGAACTGGAAAAGTAA
- the rfbC gene encoding dTDP-4-dehydrorhamnose 3,5-epimerase, giving the protein MKLIQTEIPDVRVIEPQVFGDDRGFFYESYNEKVWLEKAGISENFVQDNHSRSAKNVLRGLHYQIQQPQGKLVRVVVGSVFDVAVDLRKSSQTFGQWVGTELTADNKRQLWIPAGFAHGFLVLSEYAEFLYKTTAYYAPQYDRTILWNDPNLAIAWPIQEEPILSKKDQAGKLFPDAEVFA; this is encoded by the coding sequence ATGAAGTTAATTCAGACAGAAATTCCTGATGTGCGAGTGATTGAGCCACAAGTTTTTGGAGATGATCGCGGCTTTTTTTATGAAAGTTATAACGAAAAAGTCTGGCTAGAAAAAGCAGGTATTAGTGAGAATTTCGTCCAAGACAATCATTCCCGTTCTGCGAAAAATGTCTTGCGTGGCTTGCATTATCAAATTCAGCAGCCCCAAGGAAAACTTGTGAGAGTAGTAGTAGGTTCAGTATTTGATGTAGCTGTGGATTTGCGAAAAAGTTCCCAGACTTTTGGTCAGTGGGTTGGGACTGAATTGACAGCCGATAATAAACGACAGCTTTGGATACCAGCAGGTTTTGCTCACGGTTTTTTGGTACTTTCGGAATATGCGGAATTTTTGTACAAAACTACAGCCTACTATGCACCCCAGTATGATCGAACTATTTTATGGAATGACCCTAATTTAGCGATCGCCTGGCCAATTCAAGAGGAACCAATCCTTTCCAAAAAAGATCAAGCGGGTAAGTTGTTCCCAGACGCGGAGGTGTTTGCATGA